Proteins co-encoded in one Hymenobacter swuensis DY53 genomic window:
- a CDS encoding DoxX family membrane protein, with the protein MPPVIVYGLILLLPLLATILALRLGGWRRRAYVLGCRLLLGAFMLGGGLYKLSDNHLPGLMGPPMDHAFLTENGLVLYAQFIGVAQLLIGFLLLTGRFALLGAVLLVPMWLNIIFLTWSLNWTGTPFFTTGFLILTLGLLLHDFQRLKFVLYPPRQTAPLPVWHTAGPGPEALWWLGLGVVLTGSLLYAWSLTMMLSIMALGTALVLGASIWSWQRTIK; encoded by the coding sequence ATGCCACCTGTTATAGTCTATGGGCTTATCCTGCTCCTTCCCCTGCTAGCTACGATACTGGCCCTGCGGCTGGGTGGGTGGCGGCGGCGCGCATACGTGCTGGGCTGCCGCCTGCTGCTAGGGGCGTTTATGCTGGGCGGAGGCCTGTACAAACTCTCCGATAATCATCTGCCCGGCCTGATGGGGCCACCTATGGACCACGCGTTTCTCACGGAAAACGGGCTGGTTTTATACGCGCAGTTTATTGGCGTAGCCCAGCTGCTGATTGGCTTTCTGCTCCTGACGGGCCGCTTTGCGCTGCTGGGGGCCGTGCTGCTGGTGCCCATGTGGCTCAACATCATTTTCCTTACCTGGTCGCTGAACTGGACGGGCACGCCGTTTTTTACCACCGGCTTTCTGATTCTGACGCTGGGCCTGCTGCTCCATGATTTTCAGCGCCTCAAATTTGTGCTGTACCCGCCCCGGCAGACGGCACCGCTGCCGGTCTGGCACACCGCCGGCCCCGGCCCCGAAGCCCTCTGGTGGCTGGGCCTGGGCGTAGTGCTTACCGGCAGTCTGCTTTATGCGTGGTCGTTAACCATGATGCTGAGCATTATGGCTTTGGGTACTGCTCTGGTGCTGGGAGCCAGTATATGGAGCTGGCAGCGGACAATCAAATAA
- the nagA gene encoding N-acetylglucosamine-6-phosphate deacetylase, which produces MRYLLRNCLVYTGSTLLPHHTLLVKDGLIEAVLPEEAAPTDVPTVDVRGLSLAPGLLDLQVYGAAGELFSVTPTPEALATLCSHSFRHGTTGVLATMPTNSWQMMLAALEAGREFQRQQPGLLGIHLEGPYINPAKKGAHQAEFIRTPTVAEVEELLQQADGVLKMMTLAPEMAPAPVLARLREAGVVLSAGHSNATYSQAAAGFQQGFTAATHLFNAMSALQGREPGLVGAVYDDAAAEASIIADGVHCDFASVRISKRILGERLFLITDAVTDSWQGAYRFQQQANHFVNAQGILAGSALTLPVAIRNCVQQVGIPLDEALRMASLYPARVLGFDNRLGYLEAGYAADFWLFDEQLNVHATARGGELIWW; this is translated from the coding sequence ATGCGCTACCTGCTTCGCAACTGCCTTGTGTACACCGGTTCCACCCTGCTGCCCCACCATACGCTGCTAGTGAAGGATGGGCTGATCGAGGCAGTACTGCCCGAGGAGGCCGCCCCCACCGACGTACCCACCGTGGACGTCAGGGGTCTGAGCTTAGCCCCCGGCCTGCTGGATTTGCAGGTGTACGGGGCCGCAGGGGAGCTTTTTTCTGTGACGCCCACGCCCGAGGCGCTTGCCACTTTGTGCAGCCACTCTTTCCGGCACGGTACCACGGGGGTACTGGCCACCATGCCCACCAACTCCTGGCAGATGATGCTGGCTGCCCTGGAAGCAGGCCGGGAGTTTCAGCGGCAGCAGCCGGGGCTGCTGGGCATTCACCTGGAAGGGCCGTATATCAACCCCGCCAAAAAAGGCGCGCACCAGGCTGAGTTCATCCGCACGCCCACCGTGGCGGAAGTCGAAGAACTGTTGCAACAGGCCGATGGTGTGCTGAAGATGATGACGCTGGCCCCGGAAATGGCCCCCGCCCCCGTCCTGGCCCGATTGCGCGAAGCCGGCGTGGTGCTGTCGGCGGGGCACTCCAATGCTACCTATTCGCAGGCGGCGGCCGGCTTCCAACAGGGCTTTACCGCCGCCACGCACCTGTTTAACGCTATGTCGGCGCTACAGGGCCGGGAGCCGGGGCTGGTGGGGGCCGTATACGATGACGCGGCAGCCGAGGCCAGCATCATTGCCGATGGCGTACACTGTGATTTTGCCTCGGTGCGCATCAGCAAACGGATTCTGGGGGAACGACTGTTTCTGATTACTGATGCCGTGACCGACAGCTGGCAGGGCGCTTACCGGTTTCAGCAGCAGGCCAACCATTTTGTGAATGCGCAGGGCATTCTGGCCGGCTCGGCTCTGACCCTGCCAGTAGCCATCCGCAACTGCGTGCAGCAAGTGGGCATTCCACTGGATGAAGCCCTGCGGATGGCGTCCCTCTACCCGGCCCGCGTATTAGGCTTCGATAACCGGCTAGGCTACCTGGAAGCCGGCTACGCGGCCGACTTCTGGCTGTTCGATGAGCAGTTGAACGTGCATGCTACCGCGCGCGGCGGAGAACTAATCTGGTGGTAA